The Fusibacter sp. A1 DNA segment TCGAATCGACATACACCACAAGTGTGTTTTCCGATTCAAACACGGCATAATCAGTCAGGTCCAGTCTGAACGGCGTGTATCCCCCCTTATGGTCTCCTACATAATGGCCGTTGAGATAAACCCTCGCATAGGTCATCACCGCTTCAAATTTTACATAGACGCGTTGATGGGTCTCCACTTTATCAATCCAAAGTCTCTTTCGGTAACAGCTTTCGAACTGGTATAGCTTCTCATCAAAATTATTGTAGGGTAAGGTGATGTTGGTATGCGGCAGATGGACGGTTTCGAATAAATCGTCATCATGGGTTTCAAGGATGTAGGCTTCCTTGAAGTCCATGCTATATTTCCAATCGAAGTTGATCATTGTCGTTTTTCTCATTGCTCCTCCTACTCATGCCACACGTGTGGCGTTTCTTGTTTTGAGTATACATTTGGGCTCCCCACCTTGTCAAGAAAAACGATTTATTCTATAATCACATTATGCCACACGCGTGGTTGACCCTCTAAAGGGGCAAAATATGACTAACATAGTGTAGACAGGTGATGGTATGCAGATTACAACTAAAGATCGGATTTTGATAGAAGCTGAAAAGATGTTTATCGACCAGGGCATCGCCAACACGCAGATGAAGGATATCGCACTTGCCCTTAACATCAACAGGCGAACCCTGTATCGTTATTTTCCTACAAAGGATGAACTGGCATTTGAAGTGGAACTGATTGTCATGAGGCAGATTCAGGAGTATTTATCACTAGAAGTGGATACGATGATGGACATGAACGGCTTTCAAAAGGTGGAAGCGTATTTTGACCATGTGAATTTTGAAGCCATCAAAGAGCAGATGAAATTCACCGCAGAATTCGACCGCTATTTCCAAGGCGATTATCCGTCCACGCAGCTTACGGACGCCTTTATTGTTTCGCTCGATCCCCGAAAGGAACAGCTGTATCAGTTTATCAGTCAAGGTGTAAAAGACGGATCGATTAGAAGCGACCTTAGTCCAAGTGATCTCTTCCATTTTATTTCTCAAGATTTTTTCGCACTGTTCCAGAGGCTGATCTTAAGGGAAAAACACTTGAAGCATGAGTACTGCGATCAGGTAGACTTTCAAAAATTGTTCAAAGACATTCTTTTAAGAGGCATCAGGAGTATGAGTGACAGTAACACCATCTAAATGATAGCAAATATAAAATACCCTTTATCCCAAGCTAGGTGCTTGTGATAAAGGGTATTTTATTACCTAACTCACCCTCTATTTCATATCAAAATAGGATAAACACCTCTTATCGGGGTATAGATGGAATAAGTTCAAATGCAAGTGTTGACTATTTAAGGAGTGATAAGCAATGAGTACTTTTACTCAATCTGTAACACAAATATTTAAGAACGCCTTCAATGCGCTTAAGACCTTCCCGGCATCCATCCTCTTTGCGGTGGCGTTTTCACTTGTGACAATGATCCGCATTCAACTTGACTGGCCGGAACAGGAATCCTATAATTTTTTATTCAATTGCCTACATTGGACCTTCGCATTCGCAGCAGTGCTCAGCCTTGCTACCGTAACTGCCGCACAGAGCAGGCATACTACTAAAAAAACGCTGGTTGCAGCTAACGCACTGACGGTTGTCACAGCGATGATCGTCTTCTTGTCTCTTTACTTTTTAGGGGGCACCGACACCGAGCAGATCAACTTACGCTTTGACGTGCTTTCACGACTTGCAATTGCCAGAATCAGCATCATGACCTTTGTCAGTCTGCTTGCTTTCATCCTTTTGGCCGCCACACCCAAAGAACAGTCTGACTTTTCCCAGTCCCTGTTTATGACTCAAAAGTCACTGTTTATCGCAATGATTTACGGGGGTGTCATCGCAAGCGGTACTTCCGCAGTCGCTGCCGCAATCGAAAATCTTTTGTACAGCGACATGAGTGAAAAAGTGTACATGTATCTAGCGACCTTATCAGGTCTTCTTGCATACACGATTTTTGTAGGCTACTTCCCAGATTTCAGAAAAAACGTAGTCGATAGCCGCCATGAGTCGGTGCAGAGACAACCTCAGTTTATCGAAATACTCTTCCAGTACATCATGATTCCAATTGTGCTGGCACTTACAGCAGTCTTGTTGTTATGGACCGCCAGAACCTTGATCACAGGTTCATGGCCTGTTTTCATACAGCTATCGAGCATCGCTACTTCTTACGCGATAGGCGGAATCTGGCTTCATATCATGGTCACCCATCATAAGTCAAAAATCGCAGCCTTCTACAGACGCGTCTTTCCAATGACAGCCCTTGTGATACTGGCCTTTGAAGCATGGGCCTTATTGGTTCAGCTGAGCAAGTTCGGCCTTAAGACTACCGAATACTATTTCACACTCATTTGGATTGTAAGCGCTGCTGCCGCCGTGCTACTGATCCTCTATAAGGCAAAAACACATGCCATGATTGTTATATTAGTATGCTGTGCGTCTATTATTTCAGTACTTCCACTAGCAGGTTACCATTCGTTGCCTGTCTTTTCACAAGTCAACAGACTCGAAAATTTACTCGTCGCAGAAGGAATTCTTAAAGACGATCAGCTCAGTCCCGCAAGCGATGACATTGACTTGTCTGTACGAGAATCCATCACTGATTCGGTCGTGTATCTTGCCCATACGCAAACCGCAAAACTGCCTGAGTGGTTTGACAGAAAATTAGGTGAGGATGTCTTCTTTAAGAATAAGCTGGGCTTTGAACAGACATGGCCGAAAGAACTTGACTATGATGGTCGCGAAGGTTACTTGGGGCTCTACGTAGAGTCAAGTCCCGATGTAATTGACATCAGCGGTTATGAATGGGCATCCATGCTTCAAAACCAGTATTTGCGAGGCAAAGCAATCGCAAGCTTAGAAACAGAAAAAGGCACTTATGAAATTTACTGGACAACAGACCGGTCAGACGGTGTTCCTAGCCTGAAGATAACTTTAGATGACACCCTTATTCTCGAGCAAGATATGAACGCCTTTATCGATAAACTGATCGAGACCTACCCGCTTGGACAAAGAACACCTAAATACGCTAATCCTGAAGCCATGAGCTATTTGATCGAAAATGAGACCCTTAAAATTCTTGTGGTCTTCACCTCGGTGGAAGTGAATATCGATCCACGCAATGACAACATCAATTATTGGTTAAATGCTCATGCCTTGTACCTGCATGAAAAATGATACCGCATCAGTCAGATGAGCATACTCAAAAACCATAAAAGCGCACAGTTCAACATGACTGTGCGCTTTGCTTATTTGTGCTTAAGTTAGGTTTTCATAGCATAGCTTGAGCAGATCATCGATGATGCCCAGGTCAATTTCAGTAAGTTCCAAGTCCATTAGCCGATTGTAGTCGATTTTTGTATCAATTCCAAGCTCGACAATGATTGAATGGATGATATGCAGTGGTCTGGCGCATATTTTATCCCATTCATCTTCGGTTTTGACGATTTTACAGCTGCAATTGGTCAGTCTTGAAATCGCTCCAATTCTAACAATCCTTCTTATGATTTCATTGTTTAGTATCTCATCCATCTCTATTCCCCTAGTTAGAATTAGGCAATTTCAAAACAATCATGCACACTGATACTACTAGTATATACCCTTTTAACTTATTTTCAATATGAATAAATAGATGTCATATGATTCGCCCCCGATGCATGGTCCGATAAAGATTGGAACTTTACGTTGATTCTTAAATCCCCTTGTTTGGCTTAAATCTATATTTAATCATCAATTTCATGACTTCCTTATTGGACTTAAAGTAATTTTCAATGATACACAAAAGCTCTTCGGTATAAAAATCATCCATTCTGATTTCAAACTCAGAGACTTGGATAAAGGGATTCAGCGTTTTGACATTCGTTGAGAATCGAATCCTAAAAAAATCATCTATCAATTGTATGCTTTTTATACTATCCGCTTGCAAATCGTCGTACATCTTCAAATCATTTTCTGTAATACTTATCGCACTCATTTCTTTTAATTTCTGATCCCATGTATGAACAGCTTCATAAAATCTAATGAGATCTTTGTGCTCTTTTACTGATAATCTCTTTGTCGCTTCAAGGTCACTTATCCGCCTAAAGTCCTCAACCTCACCGATCAGAGTATCAACGTTTTCTATAGGAAAGCGTTCATTGATATAGAGATACCGCTTGGATACATCTGTTTTGAATAGATTTGCCACAGCGTAAAGTAGCGAAACAAACAATAAGGCCAGTAGTATGATTTGCATGATTCTTTTCATTTTAAGATTCCATTCATTGTAGACTCCCGTAATATCAATTATATTTTCTATCTGTTTTTATCAGGTGCTGGCTGATATGATTTGACTCTTATGTTTAATTACTGCCCAAAGAGCATGCCAAGTACGATAGCGATCATACCCAGCGCTAAAATACCGAGTCTGAGATTCAACCACAGGTTTTGTCTCTTTTGCCAAGCACTAACCATTTCTTTGACATCTTGGTCCTTATAGATGGATCGATAGTTTTTTGGAAGCTTGATCGCCTTTTCTTTGGCAACGAGCTCGCTCGCCTTTTCGACATCACTTGGTGAAAGATAGATCTCGATGGTTTGCTTTGTCGAACCCGCATAAAGGTGATATACGCCGCCAAGCTCCTGGTACTTCTTCACACATGGTATACCGTGGTTATTCAGGAGTACTTCAAGTGTTGTAGCCACCTCGTCACCTTCTGCCTTAGCGAAGTAGACCAAATTTGGATCTCCCATTACTCTTCCTCCCTAAACTCACATCATGATTGTTGACTACCGAGTCCATCTATCTCCACTTTACTAAAATAAGTGAATAAAATCCTTATTTTAAGAAAAATGTAATATAGCGCATCTAACCCTCTGGATAACCAAAACAGCCTGTTCACGTATTTTTTATACGTAAACAGGCTGTTCAATTTTGTGAAGTCATCCTACTGACTGGACGATCAGCTTGTCGAATTTCTTTTCTGACAAGATTTCGTTTGTGATGAACTTTCCCTTATAAAAAAGTGCATAATTTGTCACAGCGGCAGGTACGGTCTGGGCCTCGTGGTGGCTTTCGACCAGTCTGAGTTCGGTCTTGATACCCGCTTGAAGGGCCCAGTCACTTAAGAGGTTCGCGTATTTACTGGCGAACGGACACTGATTTGAGTAGTAGAGTATGAGATGCTTCTCTTCCAGCCTTCCTGGTTTTGCATGTGCTATGAAAGCAGGGCTCAAAGCTGTCTTGTCAAACTTTAGGGCGTACAGTTCAAAATAAGGTGCTGCTTGATCAACCACTTCAAATCCCTTATGTCTTAAATAGTCAGGGTCCGACAAAAAAGTCTTTTTCTTAGCTGACGAGACGACCACAAGACCTTCTTTTCCCTTTTGTCTGGCATCTTCAATACATGAATCTAAGAGCTCATTCGCATGCCCAGCGCCCTTGTATTTTCCAGAAACCCATAGACAGTTGATTACCATATAATTTGGAGCGTCTATCGGGTGCCATGCGTTTTCTGCAGGCATATACTCGATAAACACCTTTCCCCTCACATCAAGCTTTGTGAAGACAAGTCCCTGGTCAAACTGGTCCATCATCCATGCCTTTTTTGCCTCAATGCAAGTTTCACCCTTTTTCTCTGCGATTGAACAGCAGATATGTTCGTTTGCTATATTCTCCTTATTGACTGTGATCAGTTTCATGAGATTCCCCCTTTAGGGGTTGAGTATAGCACGGCATCTGCGTCAGTTTATGTCATATTTTCGTAGCTTCAACTAAAATCAGATTGAAAAGCTCAAAACATCCGTTTTGCAGTTACTTTCTATTGAACTCCTCCCACATCTGAGCAACAAGGGACCTATTCGCATCCAGTTCAATGGCTGTCAGTGCCATTGAGGAGATGGCTTGTCTTAGCCTAAAGAAGGACATTTCACCGATAGCTATGGGTAGAAACTCCTGTTCATGGACTGCAGGTCCGTCGCCGACACCGATGTTCACATAGCAGGTCGGACAAACATAACTGACATTTCCAATATCTGAAGAACCGGGGAACGCTTCCGGTTCAGTGCTGATGTATTCTATTCCAGAATGGATCATCTGCTGATGCATGACTTCTTTTAAAACGTCATTGTTGATGAGGTCATCAAAATGATTTTCAAAATACCTATGCGTGAGCACCGCACCTGTCATCAGCTCTGCACCCTTGGCACAGTTGATCACACGCTCTGTCGCTATTTTTAAATCGCTTCGTTTAAAAGCGCGTACATAAAACCTACAGGCTGCTGAATCTGGAACGATATTAGGTGCTTGACCACCTTCGGTGATGATACCATGGACTCTTACATCCGACTTCA contains these protein-coding regions:
- a CDS encoding TetR/AcrR family transcriptional regulator, producing MQITTKDRILIEAEKMFIDQGIANTQMKDIALALNINRRTLYRYFPTKDELAFEVELIVMRQIQEYLSLEVDTMMDMNGFQKVEAYFDHVNFEAIKEQMKFTAEFDRYFQGDYPSTQLTDAFIVSLDPRKEQLYQFISQGVKDGSIRSDLSPSDLFHFISQDFFALFQRLILREKHLKHEYCDQVDFQKLFKDILLRGIRSMSDSNTI
- a CDS encoding DUF4153 domain-containing protein, producing MSTFTQSVTQIFKNAFNALKTFPASILFAVAFSLVTMIRIQLDWPEQESYNFLFNCLHWTFAFAAVLSLATVTAAQSRHTTKKTLVAANALTVVTAMIVFLSLYFLGGTDTEQINLRFDVLSRLAIARISIMTFVSLLAFILLAATPKEQSDFSQSLFMTQKSLFIAMIYGGVIASGTSAVAAAIENLLYSDMSEKVYMYLATLSGLLAYTIFVGYFPDFRKNVVDSRHESVQRQPQFIEILFQYIMIPIVLALTAVLLLWTARTLITGSWPVFIQLSSIATSYAIGGIWLHIMVTHHKSKIAAFYRRVFPMTALVILAFEAWALLVQLSKFGLKTTEYYFTLIWIVSAAAAVLLILYKAKTHAMIVILVCCASIISVLPLAGYHSLPVFSQVNRLENLLVAEGILKDDQLSPASDDIDLSVRESITDSVVYLAHTQTAKLPEWFDRKLGEDVFFKNKLGFEQTWPKELDYDGREGYLGLYVESSPDVIDISGYEWASMLQNQYLRGKAIASLETEKGTYEIYWTTDRSDGVPSLKITLDDTLILEQDMNAFIDKLIETYPLGQRTPKYANPEAMSYLIENETLKILVVFTSVEVNIDPRNDNINYWLNAHALYLHEK
- a CDS encoding N-acetyltransferase — its product is MKLITVNKENIANEHICCSIAEKKGETCIEAKKAWMMDQFDQGLVFTKLDVRGKVFIEYMPAENAWHPIDAPNYMVINCLWVSGKYKGAGHANELLDSCIEDARQKGKEGLVVVSSAKKKTFLSDPDYLRHKGFEVVDQAAPYFELYALKFDKTALSPAFIAHAKPGRLEEKHLILYYSNQCPFASKYANLLSDWALQAGIKTELRLVESHHEAQTVPAAVTNYALFYKGKFITNEILSEKKFDKLIVQSVG